A genomic region of Anaerolineales bacterium contains the following coding sequences:
- the nusB gene encoding transcription antitermination factor NusB gives MKPRTRARSLALQALYELDLTAHPQGTVFEGRAAEYALEGELEDFARRLVLGVLPIRKELDHYIAQHAPEWPIDQISVIDRNLIRMATWEFAVSGETPVKVAINEAVELAKRYGSDSSPRFVNGVLGSLAERSEEIKQALGQVDPK, from the coding sequence ATGAAACCGCGCACTCGGGCGCGCAGCCTGGCCCTACAGGCGCTTTACGAACTCGACCTGACGGCCCACCCGCAAGGCACCGTGTTCGAGGGACGCGCTGCCGAATATGCCCTGGAAGGTGAGCTGGAGGATTTCGCCCGCCGCCTGGTACTCGGCGTCTTGCCCATCCGCAAAGAGCTTGACCACTACATTGCTCAGCACGCCCCGGAATGGCCGATCGACCAGATCTCGGTGATTGACCGCAACCTGATCCGCATGGCCACCTGGGAATTCGCCGTGAGCGGCGAGACCCCGGTCAAAGTAGCCATCAACGAAGCGGTGGAGCTGGCCAAGCGTTACGGCTCAGACAGCTCGCCGCGCTTCGTCAACGGTGTGCTCGGCAGCCTGGCCGAGCGCAGCGAAGAAATTAAGCAAGCCCTGGGACAAGTTGATCCAAAGTAG
- a CDS encoding Asp23/Gls24 family envelope stress response protein — MSSSLRSPGLTTVAPDVLLAIARLTALQVDGVYAMARAPRRSKDEHTTEGVLASIFSDEIDLDLYLVLHKDVNLRQVARAVQDEVHRAITEMVGMSPGHINVHIEDIHYPEA, encoded by the coding sequence ATGAGCAGCTCCTTACGTTCCCCCGGCCTCACCACGGTAGCGCCCGATGTGCTGTTGGCCATCGCCCGCCTGACCGCGCTGCAAGTGGATGGCGTGTACGCCATGGCGCGCGCCCCGCGCCGCAGCAAGGATGAGCACACCACCGAAGGGGTGCTGGCCAGCATCTTTAGCGATGAAATTGACCTGGACCTTTACCTGGTGCTGCACAAAGACGTGAATCTGCGCCAGGTGGCCCGCGCCGTGCAAGATGAAGTGCACCGCGCCATCACGGAGATGGTGGGCATGTCGCCCGGCCACATCAACGTGCATATCGAAGACATTCACTACCCCGAAGCCTAG